A window of Myxococcales bacterium contains these coding sequences:
- a CDS encoding ferritin-like domain-containing protein — protein sequence MTVLQRIADLLPLKVRNQLEAYGDAIDVLTEVKDPRVARSLGPSGVRGLLLQRGKQGVPTKMAARHEAHFDWTYPADNQEMADLYQRAKAGQWNGDMLPWHIDVDPLDPNVPIVPEDFVDLDKLRGYGVKLDAVEKQRVFHSLGAWMLSQFLHGEQGALFAAAQVTEAVQFFDGKLYGATQVMDEGRHVEVFHRYLDTKLDKLYQVNDNLFVIMQIMVEGLALGAFGVLHKRTKEPLLKELLKNVIQDEARHVHYGVVALREHFTKAITESERREREDWAFEVSLLMRNRFMAFEVYEEWFEGRLTRDQWKDLVSTSPGMKDFRRMMFSRIVPNLREIGLLSPRILPHYADAGLSQYMNGKAADALTAADLLAEA from the coding sequence GGTCAAGGACCCGCGGGTGGCGCGGTCGCTCGGCCCCTCGGGCGTGCGGGGGCTCCTGCTCCAGCGCGGCAAACAGGGAGTGCCCACGAAGATGGCCGCGCGCCACGAGGCCCACTTCGACTGGACGTATCCGGCGGACAACCAAGAAATGGCCGACCTCTACCAGCGGGCGAAGGCCGGCCAGTGGAACGGCGATATGCTGCCTTGGCACATCGACGTCGACCCGCTCGACCCGAACGTGCCTATCGTCCCCGAGGACTTCGTCGACCTCGACAAGCTCCGTGGATACGGCGTGAAGCTCGACGCCGTCGAGAAGCAGAGGGTGTTTCACAGCCTCGGCGCGTGGATGCTCTCTCAGTTCCTCCACGGCGAGCAGGGCGCGCTCTTCGCCGCGGCGCAGGTCACCGAGGCCGTGCAATTCTTCGACGGAAAGCTCTACGGCGCGACCCAGGTGATGGACGAGGGCCGGCACGTCGAGGTGTTCCACCGCTACCTCGACACCAAGCTCGACAAGCTCTACCAGGTGAACGATAACCTCTTCGTGATCATGCAGATCATGGTCGAGGGGCTCGCCCTCGGCGCGTTCGGTGTCTTGCACAAGCGCACCAAAGAGCCCCTCTTGAAAGAGCTCTTGAAGAACGTGATTCAAGACGAAGCGCGCCACGTGCACTACGGCGTCGTCGCCCTTCGTGAGCACTTCACCAAGGCGATCACCGAGAGCGAGCGCCGCGAGCGCGAGGACTGGGCCTTCGAGGTGTCGCTCCTCATGCGCAATCGCTTCATGGCCTTCGAGGTCTACGAAGAGTGGTTCGAGGGGCGGCTCACCCGCGATCAGTGGAAAGACCTCGTCTCGACCTCTCCCGGAATGAAGGACTTTCGCCGCATGATGTTCTCGCGCATCGTGCCCAATCTGCGTGAGATCGGCCTGCTCTCGCCGCGCATTCTCCCGCACTACGCCGACGCGGGCCTCTCGCAGTACATGAACGGCAAGGCCGCCGACGCGCTCACCGCCGCCGACCTGCTCGCCGAAGCCTGA